The Dreissena polymorpha isolate Duluth1 chromosome 2, UMN_Dpol_1.0, whole genome shotgun sequence nucleotide sequence CGTTTTTAGCGTTATTAATTGTTCGACTTTATAAATGAAGTAATGTTAGCATTCAGTCCTTCATAAGCTCTTTAATACTGGATGATTTAATGTTTATCTTTTCTACCATGACAATGATACTTTACAAGGGAACactatttatattgaaaatgacaATGTAAACATCAATATAAGTATAACTTTCCTTTTAAAATACGTTACTGTAAGTTTTGTCAAGTATCGTGTGTTTATTTGTTACATGATTTATATGTTCTTGTAAATTGTGTATGGTCTGTGAGGACTGGTTTATTCACCTTACAAGTGTCTAagggaaatattgttttcaagTTTATTGAGTGTTCTCAGAGTGTCTCAAAGATATAAGTGTTTACTCAAACCgtttatttattgcaattttgtGATTTTATCGGGACATACCATTAATCAAACACATGAAAGGTTGTAACAGTCTTACTTAATATCACATTGAAGTGTTTGTCATCCATAGTTGACATGTTCAAGTGTACAATACCCTTGGTTGATCACAAGAAAACTTTATGTCGGAATAATGCCCTTGATCAGTAAATAAAAATGCGTCTCGCTATGCAGCAGattattgtgtatttttattattctaaCACAGCACAGAGCTATTTTTctgtaaataaagaagttatgtgtTATTTATTGACACATTACATGCAGAACATTATGCTATGAATATAAGAAGATGAAAAATCGAagatattgttttgtaaatacaAGTTTCCTTCTCGATATCATAGTTTTAAGAAACAAAATCATTTCTGCATTAAGTAATGTAATAATCTTAGATTGCAAATGTTGTTTTGAAGTTCAGaaacaaatcatttttttattctttttaaaaattgatCTAAGTTGACTGTGTTCGCCTGACATGCTATTTGTTAGCATACATCTCCAGATTCGATAGCAAGATAGATAACCTTAAGAACTTCTACGTCATTGCCATTGCATTAAAAGTGCATAATTTACCTTGTCCAATCTCTAATGAAAACAGTTTTATCATTAAACTTGGTGGACATTATATCTTTGCCAAGTTTGATTAACTGCAGGATCACTTAAAGCAGTTCATAGATTGTAcatattataaaattgtaaaattaaagttttaagcCCTCTACTGGTTGGCGAGAACATCTCAAACGTAATGTAGGTTTTTCCTTTAACAACTGTCATAAGAAtacgaaatattttataaacaatttgcTGATACATCCTGGTTTCGAAATCTAAACATGTAGAAGCGATAGTAaacagaacattttttttatttgcacatGGGTTTGTACAAGGGCCGTATAAGGAATCATTAAATGGACGTAATTTTCCACTATACAGAAGTATTTACCGGGCATTTATATAAATCGAGTAAGTGAACAAAAATAGAGTTAAAATATCACTTTTCTTAACATTCAGGTTTAAACGacgtaaatacattaatttgatggTGCAATATTTCGTCTTCTGTGTATGTTAACAGAGTAATAATTTAAACCTGATAAAGTTTGAGTGACCATATAAAATGACACTGCAGTAGAATATATTGACACTGTATTggaaatatttgttaaattaattaatatcacAGAGCTCTTCTCCGACGGCATACACACGTTTTTGCATCGAAGCATTGGTCTCTTGACAAGCAGATAATATGGCTTTAATATTGAGTGTCATTTATCTAAAGTGGCATAGTCTTTTCAAGAACTTTTTGTTAGCCAATGCTCCACTTGTTTAAACAAAACCTGATAAACTTCTGTAAGGTAATGAAAAACCAGCTTTTAGGCCCCTCAAAAATGTTAAGTTTCTAAGGCCCCCTTTGCATAGGTTTTTTAACACCAGCTTTGATTATCCATCTCTGGcgaaaaatatattgtttttagctcagTTTTAGCTTAAGTGCTTAGTTAATAAACGTACATGTAACATGTGTTTGGGATCGTTATGTGTagtcactgaccaagtttcataactaTGACCTGCAGTTTATCAGAATTATGCCCCATTTGTACTTTGGTTGTATTTTGGTTAGGGTTTGCATACAATGACTACTTATATGTATATTTACTACACATATTCAATTAAAATCGTACATAACTTTCGAGGTTTTTatgaacatttattgacaaagaCCTACATGTATAACGGTGACCAGCTTTTTAGCAAGATTGTGTCCCCTTTTGTACTAATGAAAGTATTGTTTAGTTTTGCCTGCAAGTCGAAATTGAggttattaacaaatatatatcacaGAAAGCATATACTATATCTATAAAATCACATAATGTATATTCATTCCTTCAATCCACAGCTATCACAAAGGCATAATTTGCTGACCCATGTCATGTTGACACAATGTCAATGAACCTGCAAATAAACAATACTTAAGATGTGaacatgtaaataaattaataccGTTGGATGATGTGCGCATAATTGCAATTTACACGTTACGATATACTATACACTATTAGTTACACGGTTTCTGACTGCCATTGTTATAGAGAGTCATACAATTAAAATTTTCAAGAGCGTAAACAAGTTGTGATGGGGTATACATTTTCTTACTTATCAGTCGGGCAGATATTCAAGAAATTATACAGTGCTTACTTTCATAGACAACAAATGAAAAAGTGTATGCGAAAAAGGTGTATCAATAAATTGTGTCTGCATGGCAACATCCGAAATATGCAATATCCGACTACTATTTCAATCTTTAAAATTCAAGATTATGGcaactgaactgttttacttgaAGAGAAgcaatttaaacatttgtttttattaacacgAAGCAAAGAAATCTTAATACTTATCCTTTCAAGGGCTAAAAAATTCATTACGCGAAAAAgattcattttaaacattatcaaacatacgttattttttatcatattggaTTTATTAAGAACATAACAATTATATGACTGCAACAACAAACCTGCGTCAGGGCAGGTTAAGAATGTGATATCCTCGTCGGTTTTTTTAGATCATCTTTTAACAACTCGACTAACGTCTGTCTAGCAGACGACTCAATATGTCTACATCTGCCAGATCACTACAATCCTTTCTTTCGCGAAACAGCATCATTTTCCATGGTAAAATACGTCTAAAGCCCCCACGGCCGCCATATTTGCGAATGCTAAGACTTGTCTTACCCAGTCGTAACTTTAAGCAAAAACCTTACGACATCTTAGCTGCCATTTCTTTGATAAAACGACCTACGATACTTACGATAAGCGTACGACCGAATCTTACGAAAACTTACGTAAGATCCCCCTAAgatctgttgataaaacggcccCCGGATGTGTTGTATAGGAATAGCTCCAAAATGACTCCCAAACATTATCATGGTTAAAATTCATGCACAACtccaataataatttatttaaagcaaatCATAAGCtaatttcaaatgaaatttgTACTTAGATAGTATCTTTTAATATCGTGAACTTTACATGTACCAAGTGAGTGGTAGACATGCAGTTCCCCTTTAAACCATTTAACGGGAGTAGTTAGGCGAGGTTATTTTACCAGTGGAAATTCCATTCGCATACTTGTGTTCCGTAAGTAGAATCATTACTATATTTTGAGTTTATAAACGAATTGATGAAAAGTATATTTCATATAAGAAATCATCGATAATTACTGCAAAATGTACTTTGTCAATCCATCGAAAAAATACTTCTCATAATTTCTGTTTGAATGGTATTGAAATCGAAATGCCTgcttttaaatacatgttaaacgTTATTTTCACATTCTGTTTGCTTGtgtcatttgtttatttttgtgaattttaaccttttataatatttattatatttaattcgTAGTGGTTGTTCACAAAAAGATATTATTGCAAACGAACTttgttaaaatctcacaattattATTCAGAAACGATTGTCGAATGGATCTTGAAATCGAAAGTGCGAGACATTTTAACATTGTTAGAAACATCCTTATCTTCCTTGCCAAACTTTGCTTTAAATTTatagacagttttatttattcGAGGGTCATATATTATATTGCCTTGTTTTCATTGGTATTTTAGAGGTTTAATGAACAGttgattgttttatataaatatgtctaCGCACATTCAGACTTATGTTTTTTAAAACTAGTCGAATCATATTCATGGTAGTATCAATATTGACAACAAAGTGTTACGTACGGAGTACCGGTATTCCGTAGTTACGACTTCAATACAAAAAATAAGACTCTGAGTCGGACAAATAAAAACTGATATCAAAACTTAACGTGTATTCCaaactattttttgtatttaagtcGTAACTACGGAATACCGGTACTCCGTACGTAACACTTTGTTGTCAATATTGataccacggtgcctataccacgtgactttttaagatctgtgtgggaagctaaatgtcaacaaaagcacgacgaaggtaagatttttaaggataacttttttaatatgtcatcattttcaatgggataaagtggagagcccgctcattcatgagagttttctataggtatcatgattttgtaaaacaaatgaatattttttcagtaaagtgcaaccgcgcgtttgaacggttagaaaaaggtaggatcagtgtggggacattattttattatgacacagaaacatcatctctcgtgaaataaagcaataaactttatgggcggagctcactatatcattttgcattcttttttcaggtttctttcatatatttatgaaaacaaaatcaagaaaaatattctaacagtaatatgatctgtgtggtatacgtgtttagagggatctgtgtggtatccgtgtttctacaatttacggataaattgagataataacgacactatatattttttttaattaatttcaattatttcaatacaacaattactactactactactactactactactactattactactatttctgctactactactactaatactgctgctactactactactactactactactactactactactactactactactactactactactactactactactactactactactactacaactattactactacttgtagtagtagtaatagtagtagtagtagatctattattattatttaaaaattcattcatttcagtaatcacctatttggcacaagtgagcggacaagggttaagggaagaaaaaatagaggaaacagtttcacgagacaggaatgctatacagaaggggacactaggagtaaggtgggagcgggcgagacgaaacgatagcaaactgttgccaacaataagaatgcggatagacgaacacaatggacattttaattctgacacaaattctgcaataaaaattgtgtcaaatattacacaggttgacaaaaagcaaaggcatgttctttcctgagtaatacgtatgttttaaaatcaaatttggaatgcaaactgataaaacagaatccaccagacgtattggcttgtcattttgttgttatttaaagtttaaggtaaacggtatgtttattaaaaacaaaatactggtcatagtagaaacatatatatatatatatatatatatatatgtgtgtgtctgtgtgttttatttcatatatgatttcatattgttgcattagtttattacatagtatacatattgacaatcattcgccatgtgttggtgataatgtcatgtcataaattatgtcgttgtattcagtgtaacaagtgtatgtttatctttagcgttaattattttgaagagaatataaaaagtaaatgaataaatattatattatatgattatatatgtacgattctgtgttgtggatggatgcagctctgaagaatgtcaagacgtatttcgaattaaggagtattgtattgtatacacaaccacattgcatacattgtttactgtcaattaccacggcctagagtaattataagcaggcagtttattatgtaaagcaatcgtgtaaaaccctagtattagaaaccctggctgcttatgattatcgaactagctcgtgacagcggtatttaaaattgaaaccaacgaaaaaacatcgcaaaactttaatcaagttataattaaaaaagaatcacagattcgattatacaaatcacagatgcgatatattaatgaataacgtaaatccaaattattgcacaattatttgagaataaTTTCAAACtcacaaacgaactaaacgaaacctaaaaattaatcaaattcggataactttagaatcattttgaaaagtaaagtaaaagtaaaacaacgaataaaataacgtaaaacgataatgaagttacacagacaaactgtaaacaattatgatttttaatcattattcacggatttatgtgaagtcctcacgtatcgagaaaggtttgttttgcgtttgtacgttttgaaacactcctcactactgtaacacttgtcatgcatgtgggtattgacgtgctctctgaggtcattctcactcctaactgccaacccacactggtaacatttcaccaatccctctttttttgcacttttctctctagccacgagtaggtacttgtccgcaaagctcctgccgcactgtacacacacgtgacattggggtcctttgttcgttgaagccttctaagattgtaggcatcctgagaaaaaaacaacataatttattcacgagacatttcaatgcgtaaacacgctatttaaaaaatgttagtatctgaggacacgcgttcgttagttttaaattacaaacgatttgacgattattgaggtatttcaaaatatatgataacctgagagatgagatatattgtatatttgtgttgtttcaagaaaatccgtccAATCTGgttagcataactgtataaaaatgtaactatttttaaggtatttaatcttacctgaaatgctttcccacagcagttatggtttccagagttagcgtgtcccctaatgtggcgcaataatccagctctggtcttcgacatttttccgcattcggagcattgagccataccttaaagcaaatataatatcaaaaataatatacgatacattacttcacctgacagtagtgtttggcgccaaaataaaaatggaatttgatacaataacataaagtgtacacttatttaaggtaagcatgtacttgtcatcgatttaagatgctccagcgtaagattttaatattataatggggattgtacagaatgcctgtaaatcataattatgtattagttcaacaagcggtgcaagcgtagtgtatagccattatgtgtgttacatgctatcgcatttaaaaatcccgtttcaaatacattgttgacaagcattttttaaacaactaaatagaactgaaaaacttaaaaacagtataccacacagatccgttgaaaaacgtataccacacagatcatataactgtaagaatagttttcttgaattttgtttcgtaaataaataacagaaacctgaaaatggatgcaaaatgatatagtgtaagctccgcccataaaatttatttcttaatttcaccagaggtgatgtttttgtgtaaaaaaaataatgtccccacactgatcctacccttttctaaccgttcaaacgcgcggttgcactttactgaaaaaatacttgtttgttttgtaaagtcatgatacctatagaaaactctcataaatgagcgggctctccactttatcccattaaaaatggtgacatattcaaaaagttattcttaaaaatcttaccttcgtcgcgcttttgttgatattttactccccacacagatcttaaaaagtcacgtggtataggcaccgtggataCTACCATGATTATATTGTATCGACTCTTGACCCGTTTGATGAAACATGGTACTTTTTCAGTTTCCATATGCACAGCTGCCCATTATGAACTTGGGACAAAGAAGACTCTGAGGCTGTTTAATATTTAGGCAcgtttatgtatataatattgcTTTTATGACAAGTTATGCAACATAAAATTTATTGGATTGATTTGAACACTTCGGTTACGTTTTATGCGAGGTTATCCGAACAACACCGATATACCATgtaaatttatttgaaacaacATATTAAcgtattttattctttttaaaatacCTATTTAATCGTTTCTTCGACAATTAAAATACCTTTTTACTTTCAGAAAATGGAACAAGGAGGTATCGGGCATTCAGAGTCTGCAATAAATCTCAGACACAGCAGCATTTACAGTCGATACTCGCAGGCAAGTCAGCAAACTATGATTGCATCAAAGCCCGCCACATGCGACCTTCTGGTTTGCGAGTATTTTcctaataaaatatgcatttatttttggGATTTGTTTTAACTTTGAATTTCAACAGCAAAACTCTACAGTAAGCATCATGTGGTATTAACTtcaagtctctataacgctcaaattCAACGATTATTATTATCTGGTGGTGTATTGTGCAAATAAAGCAAACATACCTTTGTAACTAGCCGTGAAGAGTTTGCCAAATCAGTTGGTAGTTGTTTGCTTCCTCGCGGCAAAAATGACGGCATCTGCGCGTGGATCCGGAGCTCCTAAAGCAGAGGGTGGCATCACGGAAGCCTCTGTCGACAACAAATATGTCGTTTTTGAAATGACCGGGACAACACCTACTTTCCgctgttattaaaatattttgttgaatgAAGGTTTCCGTCCTTGTAAAAGTAGGAACGACAATCAATTTTGGTCCAGGTATCTTGCAAATGAAACAATACGCATGGcgttttgatgttgttttaatattcaatttGATTGAAGGAGGACTGTTTGGGAGGAAATTTGGCGGAGGCAATGAGCTGGTAGAGGCACAAAAAGGTTGTTGTGCACAAGAAGGTTGTTGTGATGCAGCGTAATACGCTGGCCGACTACACTTTCCACAAATAAATTGATCTTGTGTTGTTTCTATAAggaaattcttttttaaatattttgcgaCATGTTTATTTACAGGACGGCGTTGGTGTATTTTTAGCCATTTTTCGCATAAAATACACGTTTTGAGAGGCATtctgaaagaaaaagaaaatcatattAGGTGTTTCTctttaacacaaatataatactaaaataacattaaaaaattacgtgcaatattttgtacaaagttaCGTTTTTATTGCTTGCAgttattgtaacaaaaaaaactGAATTATTCGAGAATCGAACTACAACCATCCGCGTAGAAGTCTGACACTGCATCCACTACACCACACACACTATTGTAACAAATGACGATATAGAGAATACTACGTCGGttccgaataaagcaaagtttattttgcgaggcttagaaaatctgaaccacgagccttggcgagtggttcagattttcgtggcgagcaagataaactttgctttattcggcaccgacctagtattcgatttatcccatcaattttcttagtcgtaaattatttctttaaatatagaataggaaaatcgaactagacggaaaatcccaaagatattttaagcaaacattgtttcattattttaatcgtgtcgagcctaatacattacaaaaagatcagtaactaacctgtttttctgtttataatacctctacgtccccgatttttaagaaataatgaaaaaagacactaaacaactgcatctttagcgtgaaacaacatgcattgtgtcttttgatgtgttaataatgacgtcacgagtacgcgcactttatatttgtaaataatgtttatttgctttttcagttgcattatgtgttaaaaatatattacatcttggtttaaaattgtttgttttgttgaatctgattcgattttactaaaaatgattacgttatagttgattccgagtaatatgaacattcttcgccgcgcatGACACCtgtatttcagcactgctgaaatagaggaaaatttattccacagtggtttatttcgacaatgcaggtctgatgatgggataaaatgatttatatttattgagCAATATAACGTTCACTGCAAGTGTCGTTTGTCATcttaaatggttttaattgtttatatcgTAATTTCTCTCAACTTGCATGTTTTCAAAGGCTTGAACATTGTTTCAATAAATTCTATACAACGATATATAAATTGCGATAGAAAACAACGGTTTTCACAACAACATTGCTGGAGTTGTCTGCAGTCGCAATACACCAGAATACTCGAATGGATCTGTCAACAATCTAGTGACTATTTCAACAGAAGGAACACCATTTTACGAtcataaagcatttaaaatggtaattttaaatttatgaaaGTAAAACAAAGGTTAAAACTTACGTGAATGCTAGTGATCCTTAAAAATTATCGGTCTGGGTGTTGACTACATGTTGTCATGGAGCGATGTAAACAATCATGCAAGAGTTGATCCCCTTACTAACAGTAGTTTACAAAATTCgtatatttacaaaaacatatttttcttcGCATAAATTAAAAGACACACCGTGCATGGAAAACGTGTTCTAAATATAACTACATTATgaatcaacaacaaaacacatataatttaCTTTGTGTTTTAATGTGCAAAACAAAAAGGAATTTTGGTAACACTGTAACTTACATCTAGCAATATTAAAATTCACAAaagttcaaaattaaatatgaagGCATATTTCCCACACAAATAAATTTTTTGATTACATCTAACTCCGAAATATGaatcaaaacttaaaatatgaaagTGTGGGAAACTTGCCTTCATATTCTATTATGTCATTAAATGTccaaaaattgtcaaaatttagGTTATTCTGCTGAACTATACATTTTTGTGGTCAATTGTAGAGATGTTTAACGCAATTTGTAAGGCAAAAGTGCTTTTAAATGAGACAGATAAGATGTTAAGCTCCACAAATATACCAAATTTATGATGATAtgtgaaacttatttttttacaattccaTAGGGCATTTAAAGCTGCTTCGTGAACCTAGTCCTTTCGTAaggtatttcgtaaaataaagttaacacctaaacagtCAGTGTTTATTATAGCAAAAGCAACCATTTCAACGCAAGTtatggtatgattacatagatttatgTCGAAACAAAGTGTtcgcttttatttatttgtgacacaattccatgttaattttccGCGAAtatgtctattcatacgacatacgaacactaaaatggtaccatgcaaaacaataataaaaacgagcattttgtatctacaaacac carries:
- the LOC127869964 gene encoding putative transcription factor ovo-like protein 3; translation: MVVSTVPIPRDFLRSVWGVKYQQKRDEGMAQCSECGKMSKTRAGLLRHIRGHANSGNHNCCGKAFQDAYNLRRLQRTKDPNVTCVYSAAGALRTSTYSWLERKVQKKRDW